A genomic segment from Desulfuromonadales bacterium encodes:
- a CDS encoding DUF2845 domain-containing protein: MPRFSLRCASVAMVALLVLAAPALGLRCGNNLVHEGDHVIEVLNKCGEPVWRERWEDEVIDRRFFDTLERQTVVMEEWLYDFGPTRLLHILRFRNSRLESIATGDRGSRLSVQSCREGKVLSIGDTKFEVLRMCGPPDFSEIRDADELIINRFDRSRRTTIRIDEWTYNFGPSHFLLHLTFENGRLKRMATGGYGF, encoded by the coding sequence ATGCCACGTTTTTCTCTGCGCTGTGCGAGCGTGGCCATGGTCGCGCTGCTCGTGCTGGCGGCTCCGGCCTTGGGACTTCGCTGCGGCAACAATCTGGTGCACGAGGGCGACCACGTCATCGAAGTGCTGAACAAGTGTGGCGAGCCCGTTTGGCGCGAACGCTGGGAGGATGAGGTCATCGACCGCCGCTTCTTCGATACCCTGGAGCGGCAGACCGTCGTGATGGAGGAATGGCTCTACGATTTCGGCCCGACCCGTCTGCTACACATCCTGCGCTTCCGGAACAGCCGGCTGGAGAGCATCGCCACCGGCGACCGCGGCAGCCGACTGTCCGTCCAATCCTGCCGCGAGGGCAAGGTCCTGAGCATCGGCGACACCAAATTCGAGGTGCTGCGCATGTGCGGTCCGCCCGATTTCAGCGAAATCCGCGATGCCGACGAATTGATCATCAACCGCTTTGACCGCTCGCGGCGCACGACCATCCGCATCGATGAGTGGACCTACAACTTCGGCCCCAGTCATTTCCTGCTGCATCTTACCTTTGAAAACGGGCGCCTGAAGCGAATGGCTACCGGCGGCTACGGTTTTTGA
- a CDS encoding cytochrome c3 family protein: MKKLFVAAMLVAFAATTTFAADTVTLKAKNGDVTFNHKVHGEKLTCVPCHGAGTPAKLELDKDKAHALCKECHTTKGAGPTKCGDCHKK, from the coding sequence ATGAAGAAGCTGTTTGTTGCCGCCATGCTGGTCGCCTTTGCTGCCACCACCACCTTCGCCGCTGACACCGTGACGCTGAAAGCCAAGAACGGCGACGTCACCTTCAACCACAAGGTGCACGGCGAGAAGCTCACCTGCGTGCCCTGCCACGGCGCAGGTACTCCGGCCAAGCTCGAACTCGACAAGGACAAGGCGCACGCCCTCTGCAAGGAGTGCCACACCACCAAAGGCGCCGGCCCCACCAAGTGCGGCGACTGCCACAAGAAGTAA